TCGTACTGATTAGTCCGCAGAGCGGCAGAGTGGTGCTGGATACGCTGCACTGGGCGGAGAACCGGGGGATGACCCCTTCCCACATTCATGTTCTTCATCCTTCCGGGAAGTACCGGGCCGGAGAGTGGCAGAATATTCTGCACTCGCATGGAGTTACCGGACATAGCATCAGCACACTTCAGGAGCTTCCTGCGGTACTAGGAGGTGATTCTGTCCGATGAAGCACTGGTTTCAGGCAATCCGATCCTCATGGCATCACGGGCTGACGCTGCTATGGGTGAGCATTATCGCTATGCAGTGGGTGTCCTATACGGTGCCCTTCTGGCTGCAAGAGACAACCTTAGCTGTGGCGCTTACCCTGCTGGCCGTAACAGCTATTGAAATCATTTTTCCGTTCAAAAGAGTGTACCGCATTCTGCTGGAAGGCGCGGCAGTCCTATTTATTATCTACAACGTTATTATCAGTTACGGAATCTACATTCCTGATCCGCTGCTGCCGTCATTTCTTGACCGCTTGCCCGGGATAGCGGTCTCGATGATTCCGTACATCTGGTTTGCGCTGGGGGCCTGGGCGCTGCTGCTTGTGTCCGCCTGGTGGGTGAACGGCAAGGTGCGGATTCTGATGTTCATCGCGATGAATATCACGGCCTTCGCCGCGCTGGATTCGTTCACGACAGCGGTAATGTGGCAGGAGGTAGCCTGGACGGTCTTTGCCGGTATGGGCTGGCTGGTCACACAGCATCTGAGGAATTTCCAGCTGCATTATCCGCGGGGCTGGACCTATATGCTGAGGTATCCGATGAAGGTTGTCTTGAATATAGCGATCATTTTCTCATTGGTCATCCTTGCCGGGGTGAATATGCCGGGCGTGCGTCCAACCTTAACCGACCCGTATACCGCCTGGCAAAAGTGGAACGGTAACTCCGTCTCGTCCAGACCCTCCTCCGGTAACGGGGACAGCGCAAGCGGCGGGTCAGCGGCGAACGGGACGACCTCGGGCTACAGCCTGAACGATGACAATCTGGGCGGGGGCTTCAACTTCGATTATTCGCCGGTCATGCAAGTGACCTCCGATCTGCGCACCTATATGCGCGGCGAGATCCGCAGCGTGTATTCGGGCAAAGGCTGGACAGATGATGATACCTCCGGCCGGGGAAGGCATAACGAGGTGGAGGTGGGCGAGCCGCTGGAACGTGCTGCCGCCTCCAAGACGGAGACCCGTACGCTCAAGCAGACCGTCAAGCTGCTCGGAGGGAACAGCTATCCGGTTCTGTTCGGCGGCTATTCGATCTCGGGGGTAGACTCGGTGGACGGGCAGGAAAAGAGCAGCGGCTTGTCCTGGCGGAGTGAAGACAGTGAACTGCTGTGGAATCCCGGAGGCAAAACAAGAGCTTACCCGCAGACCTATGTGGTAACCTCGGAGGTGCCGGTGGTTCCCCTTAAGGAACTGAGCATGCAGACCTTCGAGCAGCTCTACAGCAACAAGAATATCGACCCGCAGTATCTTCAGCTCCCGGATAACTATCCTGAGCGGGTGAGCGCGCTGGCCAAGGAGATTACGGCGAGAGCGCAGACTCCTTACGAGAAGACGATCCTGCTGCAGCAATATCTGCAAGCATCGTTCCCTTATACGAATCAGCCGGATACCTCACGGGCCAGAAGCAAGGACATGGTCGAGAGCTTCCTGTTTGAGATTAAGGAGGGATACTGCGATTACTATTCCACGGCGCTTGTCACTATGGCGAGGTCACTGGATATACCGGCCCGTTGGGTGAAGGGGTATGCTCCCGGGGAGCAGGCCGAGATTCCGGATAGCGTAATGCTTCAGCAGGGCGCTGCCGGTTATGTGAATAACAACTACACGATTACCAATGCGGACGCCCACTCCTGGGCCGAAATCTATTTCGGCGATTACGGATGGGTACCTGTAGAGGCAACGCCCGGCTTCGATGTTCCGGTGCTGACGCAGAGTGAGCAGGATAATCCGGACCAGCCTGAAGTTCAGGAAGAGGAGCCGGAGGAGCTTGAACCGGCGGCATCGGGCCAGACGGACAACTCTTCCGGATTCCATCCCGGCACCTGGGCAGTGGCTGGAGCAGCGGCTGTACTCCTGCTCTGGACCCTATTCCTCATCTGGCAGCGCCGGCTGAGCCTGCGCTTCCTGTTCACCCGTATGCGCCTCGGCGGCCAGCCCACTCCGGCGCAAAAAGTTGTCATAGAAACGGAGCGCTGGGTAAGGTATATGCGCAGGAAGGGTATGCTGAAGAAAGAGCATGAAACCTTGCGCGAATCCGTAGCACGGTGGAGCGTGGAACGCCCGGAATCAGCGGGCAGCCTTGCTGCACTGCTGAAGATGTTCGAGCGGGCCAATTACAGCCCTGAGGTTATTGAAGACAAAGACTGGCACAGCGTGTATACTGAAGCTTTGCGGCTGCGAAAAAGCAAGAAGTCCGGCAAGTAATGCTCCTGGGTGATGTAATGCTGCCGGACCCTGGATTTTGGCAGTCCTATAGAGCCGGGTTACAAGTTTCCTGCATGAAAATGAGGTGAAGGTATTGTTTGAAAGATTAGTCCCCAAGCTCCGGGTAAACACGGTGTTTGATATCGGTCTGGAAGAGCTGTATCGCCGGGGGTACCGCGGAATTATTACGGATCTGGATAATACGCTGGTCGGCGCCAAGGCGCCGCTGGCTACTCCTGAGCTGCTGCTCTGGTTCGCGAAGGTGAAGGAGCTGGGCTTCAAGCTAGTGATCGTGTCCAACAACAATATGGACCGGGTATCGCGTTTTGCGACCCCGTTGAATATTGAATTCGTACATCAGGCCAAGAAGCCCAGCAATTCTCCGTTCCTGCGGGCTATGAAGCTGATGGAGCTGGGGCCGGAGCAGACGATTGTCGTCGGCGACCAGATGCTCACTGATGTATACGGCGGCAACCGGCTGGGATTGTTCACGGTACTCGTCCTGCCGATCTCCGTCAAGGATGAAGGCATAGGTACAAGAATTAACCGCAGAGTGGAGCAGATTGCCTTGACCCGTCTGCGGAAGCAAGGATTGTGGCAAGAGGAGGATAAATCTTAATGAATGCAATGAACGATGAAACAGGGCGGCCTGAGAAATGCAGCGGCTGCGGCATTAAGCTCCAGAGCGTGGACAAGGAGCTTCCCGGCTATATCCCGGAGGTTGCCTTTGAACGGGAGCCGGTGATCTGCCAGCGCTGCTTCCGGATCAAGAATTACAATGAAGCCTCTTCCGTATCGGTGAATCAGGATGAATTCCTGAAGCTGCTCAGCGGAGTAGGGGAGAAAAATGCACTGGTGATCCATATTGTGGATCTGTTCGATTTCGAAGGCAGTCTGATTTCCGGTCTGCAGCGGTTTGTCGGCAATAATCAGGTCATTCTGGCGGTGAACAAGATCGATCTGCTGCCGAAGGTGACCAATTGGAACCGGCTGCGTAACTGGATGCAGCAGCGCTGCAAGGAAGAGGGACTGCGCACGGCGGAGATAGTTCTGGTCAGCGCGAAGCGCAATCAGGGCTTCGACCGTCTGCTGGAAGTGGTTACGGAGCTCCGCGGACAACGTGATGTCTATGTCGTCGGGGCTACCAACGTAGGCAAGTCCACCTTGATTAACCGGCTGATCTCCGATTACAGTGACCTGGAAGAGGAGCTGACGACCTCCCGTTATCCGGGCACGACCCTCGATATGGTCAAAATTCCGCTGGACGACGGCCATTCCATCATTGATACACCGGGAATCGTGTACCCGTGGCGGTATAGCGAGCTGGTCGAGCGTAAGGATCTGGCTGCAGTGATGCCCGAGAATCCGCTCAAACCTGCGGTCTACCAGCTGAATGAAGGCCAGTCGCTGTTCTTCGGCGGATTGGGACGCTTCGACTTCGTCCAGGGAGAACGCCAGTCCTTCACCTGCTTCATCAGCGGGACCCTGAAGATTCACCGCACGAAGCTGGAGCGTGCAGATTCCCTGTATCAGGACCACCGGGGCGAAATGTTGTCTCCGCCGGCAACTGCCGACATGGACAAGCTGCCGAAGTGGCAGCGCCATGAATTCCGCATTGCCAGGAATAGTGAGACGGACCTGTTCATCTCCGGCCTGGGCTGGATCAAGGTGAATGGTACAGCCGGGGCGGTCATCGCTGTCCATGTACCGCGCGGCGTCAAGGTACTTACCCGTCCTTCGCTGATCTAATTGTACAGGAGGAGGGCGACATGACTGAGACAGGCAGGAACACGCAGAGTCACGGGGAGCTTCTGCTGGGCGTGATGGGTGACCCGATTGCCCAGTCCAAATCCCCGCTGATGCAAGGGGCGGCGCTCCAGGCGCTCGGTCTCTCCGGTGCGTATGTGCCGCTGCACATTACGCCGGACAAGCTGGGCGATGCGGTGCAGGCAATACGGACCCTTGGCTTCCGGGGCGTGAATGTAACGATTCCGCATAAGGTTGCGGTGATGGAGTATCTGGACCGACTTGATTCAAGTGCGGTGGATGTCGGCGCAGTAAATACCATCGTCAATGACAAGGGTATCCTGACCGGCTTCAATACGGACGGCATCGGATATGTCCGCTCGCTCAAAGCTGAGGCTGCGCCGGATCTCACCGGCACCCGTATTCTGGTGATTGGAGCCGGCGGTGCGACCAGAGGGATTGTCTCGGCGCTGCTGAAGGAGCAGCCGGCATTGGTCCTGATTGCGAACCGTAATGAGGAACGGGCTTGTCAGCTGGCAGATAGCTTCAGCAGCCGGGGCAGCATAGCAGGAGCAGGGATGGATGCCGTTCCCGGCGTGCTTGGCAGCATGGATATCGTAATCAATACGACATCGGTAGGTATGTATCCGCATATGGAGGACATGCCGATCGATCCGGCCGGGCTGCATGAAGGGATGATTGTCAGCGATCTGATCTATAATCCGCTGCATACCCGGCTGCTTACAGAGAGCCTGAAGCGCGGCTGCACCGTTCACGGCGGGCTGGGCATGTTCGTATACCAGGGCGCTTACGCCCTGGAGTACTGGACGGGACTTGAAGCTCCCACAGCGATTATGCGGCAGACTATTGCAGATTGTCTCGGCCAGGTGCCGGGCAAATGATTTTCACTGAAAAGGGTAATAATATATGTTAATTAAGGAGTTTTCACATTTATGTTAACAGGCAAACAAAAACGTTATCTGCGCTCTTTGGCCCATCATCTGGATGCTGTATTTCAGGTTGGCAAAGGCGGCGTAAACGATCATCTGATCCGTCACATTGAAGAAGCTATTGAGAAACGCGAGCTGATGAAGATCAGTGTACTGAATAACAACGCTGATGATCCCAAGGAAATTGGTGCCGCGCTTGCCGAGCAGTCCGGTTCGGAGCTTGTTCAGGTTATCGGCAAGACTATCGTTCTGTACAAGGAATCACGCGACAACAAAACGATTGAGCTTCCCAGATAGGAGGTTGACCTCTTGAGAGTAGGCATAATGGGAGGTACCTTCGATCCTCTGCATATCGGTCATATGATGGCCGCAGAGACGGCGCGCGAGAGCTACGGTCTGCAGGAGGTCTGGTTCATGCCTTCGCATATCCCGCCTCATAAGCATGAGGCCGGGGCAACCGGTGAAGAGCGGCTGGCAATGGTGGAGGGGGCGGTGAAGAATCACCCTTCCTTTGGCATTCTCGACTGGGAAATTGTGCGGGGCGGAGTATCCTATACGCTGGAGACGGTAATCAGTCTGCAGGAGGAATATCCGCAGCATGAGTTCTTTTTCATCGTGGGTGCGGATATGGTTCAGTATCTGCCCAAGTGGCAGGGGATCGAAGAGCTGGTGAAGCGGTTGACCTTCATCGGTGTCGGACGTCCGGGCACTCCGCTGGATCTGGGCCTGCTGCCGGAGTTCATTGCCGATAGAGTGCTGCTGGCGGATATGCCGCTGGTCGATCTCTCCTCTACCATGCTCAGAGCCCGGGCCGCCGAAGGAAAGTCGATCCGCTATATGGTGCCTGATGCTGTGTATGAATATGTTCAAAGGAGTGGATTGTATGGAGTACAGCCGTGAAGCGCTGATTGAGGCGGTATCCGGCCAGATGCCGGACAAACGCTGGAAGCATACACTCGGTGTGATGGAGTCCGCTGTGAAGCTGGCGCAGCGTTATGGCGCTGACCCGCAGCGGGCAGAGACCGCAGCCATCCTGCATGATGTGGCCAAATATTGGCCGGTAGAACGGATGCGGGAGATCATTGAACAGAATGGATTATCCGCCGAGCTTTTGAAATATGACAAGCAGCTATGGCATGCCGAGGTTGGTGCTTATACCGCCGAGCATGATTATGGCATTCAGGATACTGAGGTGCTGGACGCGATCCGTTATCATACCTCGGGCCGGGAGAACATGAGCCTGCTGGAGCGGATCGTCTGTCTGGCTGATTATATTGAGCCTGGACGGGACTTCCCTGGTGTGGAGGAGATCCGCAGGCTATCGAAGGTCAGCTTGGAGGAAGGGCTGATTGCAGGACTGGATTCCACCATCGGCCTGCTGCTGGAGAAGCGCCGGATCGTATTTCCGCTTACGGTACTGGCGCGCAACGATTTAGTAAGAACATTGGAGGATAAACTATGAGTGTACAATCAAACAAGCTGTTTGAGCTGGCGTTGAACGCCGTTCAGGATAAAAAAGCAATGAACGTGGTGGCCCTGGATCTGCGCAGTGTGTCGCCGATCAGCGATTATTTCATCATCTGCCACGGTAATTCCGATACCCAGGTTCAGGCGATTGCCACTGAGGTACGTAAGGTAGTTCATGAAGCTGGCGGAATGATTAAAGGCATCGAGGGGATGGATGCGGCGCGCTGGGTACTGATGGACCTTGGCGATGTGATTGTCCATGTCTTCCACCGCGATGAACGTGAATATTACAATATTGAGCGTCTGTGGTCGGATGCCAAGGTCGTGGAGACGGTATGAGTCTGATTGCAGGAACTACGGTTACGCTTGAAGTGATGCGGGAGGTATCCCCTTACGGGTACTTCCTGAGCGCAGGCGACCAGGATATCATGCTTCATTACACCGAGCTTGTGGGCAGCAAGCCGAAGATCGGCGACAAGGTGGAGGTATTCCTGTTCTTCGATACCGAGGACCGTCCTGCGGCTACGATGAAAAAGCCGTATCTGACGCTTGGTGAGATGGCGCTGCTTGAGGTGGCGGATATCCATCCACGGCTGGGCTGCTTCCTGGAGATGGGGCTTGGACGGCAGCTGCTGCTGCCGCTCAGTGAGCTTCCTGAGCTAGTGGAGCTGCGTCCGCAGATTGGCGACAAGGTCTTCGCAATTATGGAGCATGACAAGCAGGGACGTCTTCGTGCCAAGCTGGCCGGAGAGCAGGAGCTCGCGCCGCTGGCCTTGCCTGCACCGGAGTCCTGGCAGGGGCAGAGTGTCACCGCCCGGGTGTACAAGCCGCTGC
This genomic interval from Paenibacillus sp. FSL H8-0332 contains the following:
- a CDS encoding S1-like domain-containing RNA-binding protein; the protein is MSLIAGTTVTLEVMREVSPYGYFLSAGDQDIMLHYTELVGSKPKIGDKVEVFLFFDTEDRPAATMKKPYLTLGEMALLEVADIHPRLGCFLEMGLGRQLLLPLSELPELVELRPQIGDKVFAIMEHDKQGRLRAKLAGEQELAPLALPAPESWQGQSVTARVYKPLQMGTFVLVDAGVLGFGIIGMVHSSERARLLRLGEVIEARVAHIREDGRVNLSMGHRKEVGRDVDSAALLDFLASRPGGGMPYSDATPPDVIKQRFGISKSAFKRALGKLMKEGLIVQKENWTYLAAREEEQAGPDSDSDNQ
- the yhbY gene encoding ribosome assembly RNA-binding protein YhbY, whose protein sequence is MLTGKQKRYLRSLAHHLDAVFQVGKGGVNDHLIRHIEEAIEKRELMKISVLNNNADDPKEIGAALAEQSGSELVQVIGKTIVLYKESRDNKTIELPR
- a CDS encoding transglutaminase domain-containing protein, coding for MKHWFQAIRSSWHHGLTLLWVSIIAMQWVSYTVPFWLQETTLAVALTLLAVTAIEIIFPFKRVYRILLEGAAVLFIIYNVIISYGIYIPDPLLPSFLDRLPGIAVSMIPYIWFALGAWALLLVSAWWVNGKVRILMFIAMNITAFAALDSFTTAVMWQEVAWTVFAGMGWLVTQHLRNFQLHYPRGWTYMLRYPMKVVLNIAIIFSLVILAGVNMPGVRPTLTDPYTAWQKWNGNSVSSRPSSGNGDSASGGSAANGTTSGYSLNDDNLGGGFNFDYSPVMQVTSDLRTYMRGEIRSVYSGKGWTDDDTSGRGRHNEVEVGEPLERAAASKTETRTLKQTVKLLGGNSYPVLFGGYSISGVDSVDGQEKSSGLSWRSEDSELLWNPGGKTRAYPQTYVVTSEVPVVPLKELSMQTFEQLYSNKNIDPQYLQLPDNYPERVSALAKEITARAQTPYEKTILLQQYLQASFPYTNQPDTSRARSKDMVESFLFEIKEGYCDYYSTALVTMARSLDIPARWVKGYAPGEQAEIPDSVMLQQGAAGYVNNNYTITNADAHSWAEIYFGDYGWVPVEATPGFDVPVLTQSEQDNPDQPEVQEEEPEELEPAASGQTDNSSGFHPGTWAVAGAAAVLLLWTLFLIWQRRLSLRFLFTRMRLGGQPTPAQKVVIETERWVRYMRRKGMLKKEHETLRESVARWSVERPESAGSLAALLKMFERANYSPEVIEDKDWHSVYTEALRLRKSKKSGK
- a CDS encoding nicotinate-nucleotide adenylyltransferase — encoded protein: MRVGIMGGTFDPLHIGHMMAAETARESYGLQEVWFMPSHIPPHKHEAGATGEERLAMVEGAVKNHPSFGILDWEIVRGGVSYTLETVISLQEEYPQHEFFFIVGADMVQYLPKWQGIEELVKRLTFIGVGRPGTPLDLGLLPEFIADRVLLADMPLVDLSSTMLRARAAEGKSIRYMVPDAVYEYVQRSGLYGVQP
- the aroE gene encoding shikimate dehydrogenase, which codes for MTETGRNTQSHGELLLGVMGDPIAQSKSPLMQGAALQALGLSGAYVPLHITPDKLGDAVQAIRTLGFRGVNVTIPHKVAVMEYLDRLDSSAVDVGAVNTIVNDKGILTGFNTDGIGYVRSLKAEAAPDLTGTRILVIGAGGATRGIVSALLKEQPALVLIANRNEERACQLADSFSSRGSIAGAGMDAVPGVLGSMDIVINTTSVGMYPHMEDMPIDPAGLHEGMIVSDLIYNPLHTRLLTESLKRGCTVHGGLGMFVYQGAYALEYWTGLEAPTAIMRQTIADCLGQVPGK
- the yqeH gene encoding ribosome biogenesis GTPase YqeH gives rise to the protein MNDETGRPEKCSGCGIKLQSVDKELPGYIPEVAFEREPVICQRCFRIKNYNEASSVSVNQDEFLKLLSGVGEKNALVIHIVDLFDFEGSLISGLQRFVGNNQVILAVNKIDLLPKVTNWNRLRNWMQQRCKEEGLRTAEIVLVSAKRNQGFDRLLEVVTELRGQRDVYVVGATNVGKSTLINRLISDYSDLEEELTTSRYPGTTLDMVKIPLDDGHSIIDTPGIVYPWRYSELVERKDLAAVMPENPLKPAVYQLNEGQSLFFGGLGRFDFVQGERQSFTCFISGTLKIHRTKLERADSLYQDHRGEMLSPPATADMDKLPKWQRHEFRIARNSETDLFISGLGWIKVNGTAGAVIAVHVPRGVKVLTRPSLI
- the yqeK gene encoding bis(5'-nucleosyl)-tetraphosphatase (symmetrical) YqeK codes for the protein MEYSREALIEAVSGQMPDKRWKHTLGVMESAVKLAQRYGADPQRAETAAILHDVAKYWPVERMREIIEQNGLSAELLKYDKQLWHAEVGAYTAEHDYGIQDTEVLDAIRYHTSGRENMSLLERIVCLADYIEPGRDFPGVEEIRRLSKVSLEEGLIAGLDSTIGLLLEKRRIVFPLTVLARNDLVRTLEDKL
- a CDS encoding YqeG family HAD IIIA-type phosphatase; the protein is MFERLVPKLRVNTVFDIGLEELYRRGYRGIITDLDNTLVGAKAPLATPELLLWFAKVKELGFKLVIVSNNNMDRVSRFATPLNIEFVHQAKKPSNSPFLRAMKLMELGPEQTIVVGDQMLTDVYGGNRLGLFTVLVLPISVKDEGIGTRINRRVEQIALTRLRKQGLWQEEDKS
- the rsfS gene encoding ribosome silencing factor → MSVQSNKLFELALNAVQDKKAMNVVALDLRSVSPISDYFIICHGNSDTQVQAIATEVRKVVHEAGGMIKGIEGMDAARWVLMDLGDVIVHVFHRDEREYYNIERLWSDAKVVETV